In Brachypodium distachyon strain Bd21 chromosome 2, Brachypodium_distachyon_v3.0, whole genome shotgun sequence, one genomic interval encodes:
- the LOC100827060 gene encoding uncharacterized protein At4g18490 isoform X1: MDESRKRAASNANAKNIKSSLDEDFGNDFLSSWKLPKSGKDTIDFDVESVLKNSNKFSFDNLDDFGLDGAFDKLSSFKMGMPDLDFSSPLKKKVKHNSSNGKDLSEGKKETERDNFSFSFDFNELGKFNLDTKLAFEENGMCNTEKTGLISSEGNKDPQRGISDKGTDVAEDSTSKEQTQTQGACTLKPTHLTSIDPARMEQLKVDTVSNDMLGEHSNETNPTKMTVNNSSWSIPCSAVSGEDPIHPKAIAVPENSKETPVVDLSKVSISRENNNSEQSVSSQSRNTSTGNLYISRRTIGQSNSQNNQNEVMEDSTSLNEGSHGSQCFRDTSLKPVKQTLCGTKNVEEGTSDPKNLSSSMQREIRNFKPPLVNDTGNFSLLSKAENTKASRPPKLTSVTTLNQLSGADNVIKKTNTHPTDLKREHKHAKPEKPQITSARTYCKPVLQGFSATSLNAKHGLEPLRAGNSSILNAPSSIAHSSGYNNLTSLHGTPSKDDKRPAAFQLTGSRVSKVGTRSPKPGLLLEKDSVEVRKGSPVITPKISNSFVEAKPALLSPCIRQNIPEESFPDPKSPAVLKNIMRSPAVSKSPQTVPKLGNKTILSGTPKACMDNVVSSTIPCEIGGISDLELPALLEDAGNVDKAEACRKELEDMCILLKRKHTEAKELAVRAIVNNNMMLMLNHPMFEEKISALQKYANSLRSKTHLFEEINAVDTVALMQECCGEKMICLGGTRAM; this comes from the exons ATGGATGAATCACGAAAAAGAGCTGCCTCTAATGCGAATGCTAAAAATATAAAATCATCCCTTG ACGAAGACTTTGGCAACGATTTTCTTTCATCTTGGAAGTTACCAAAATCAGGAAAAGACACAATAGACTTCGATGTCGAATCAGTTCTGAAGAATAGCAACAAGTTTAGCTTCGACAACCT TGATGATTTTGGACTTGATGGAGCTTTTGACAAATTATCATCATTTAAAATGGGCATGCCTGATCTAGATTTCTCTAGTCCCCTCAAGAAAAAAGTGAAGCACAACAGTTCAAATGGCAAGGATCTTTCtgaagggaaaaaagaaactgaaaGAGACaacttctccttttcttttgattttaatGA GCTGGGCAAGTTCAATCTTGACACAAAGTTGGCCTTTGAGGAAAATGGTATGTGTAATACAGAAAAAACTGGCCTTATCTCTTCAGAGGGTAATAAGGATCCACAAAGAGGTATTTCAGACAAAGGCACTGATGTTGCCGAAGATAGTACGAGTAAGGAACAAACACAGACACAGGGTGCTTGCACTTTGAAGCCTACTCATTTGACAAG CATTGATCCTGCGAGAATGGAGCAACTTAAAGTAGACACTGTGTCGAATGATATGCTTGGAGAGCACTCCAATGAGACAAACCCAACAAAAATGACTGTTAACAATTCTTCTTGGAGTATTCCCTGCAGTGCTGTTTCTGGTGAAGACCCAATACATCCCAAAGCGATAGCTGTTCCCGAGAACAGTAAGGAAACTCCTGTGGTAGACCTTAGTAAAGTTAGTATATCAAGGGAGAATAATAATAGTGAGCAATCAGTTAGTTCACAATCCAGAAACACCAGCACTGGGAATCTCTACATCTCAAGAAGAACAATAGGTCAATCAAATTCTCAAAATAACCAGAATGAGGTTATGGAGGATAGTACATCTCTTAATGAAGGAAGTCATGGTAGCCAATGTTTTAGAGACACTTCATTGAAGCCTGTAAAGCAGACATTATGTGGGACAAAGAATGTTGAGGAAGGGACTTCAGATCCAAAGAATCTCTCTTCATCAATGCAGAG GGAAATCAGAAACTTCAAACCTCCATTGGTGAATGATACAGGAaatttttctcttctttccaAGGCTGAGAATACAAAAGCAAGCAGGCCTCCCAAACTAACTTCAGTAACTACCTTAAATCAATTAAGTGGTGCTGATAACGTGATCAAAAAGACAAATACACATCCTACAGACCTGAAAAG GGAACACAAGCATGCAAAACCTGAAAAACCTCAAATCACTTCGGCAAGAACATACTGCAAACCTGTATTACAGGGGTTCTCAGCCACCTCCTTGAATGCCAAACACGG ACTTGAGCCACTTAGAGCAGGCAACTCATCCATACTGAATGCTCCAAGCAGTATAGCTCATAGCTCTGGATATAACAATCTAACAAGTCTACATGGCACTCCTTCCAAAGATGATAAAAGACCAGCAGCTTTTCAACTGACAGGATCAAG AGTTTCAAAAGTAGGCACAAGAAGCCCAAAGCCTGGCTTGCTTCTGGAGAAAGATTCGGTAGAAGTGAGGAAGGGCTCCCCTGTAATAACACCCAAGATCTCGAACTCCTTTGTTGAAGCAAAACCTGCATTGCTTAGCCCTTGCATTAGGCAAAATATACCTGAG GAATCATTTCCAGATCCAAAATCTCCCGCGGTGCTGAAAAACATCATGAGATCTCCAGCTGTGAG CAAATCACCACAAACTGTTCCAAAGCTGGGGAATAAAACA ATTCTAAGTGGAACCCCGAAAGCTTGTATGGATAATGTGGTTTCTTCGACAATACCATGTGAAATCGGGGGCATTTCAGACCTAGAATTGCCTGCACTGTTAGAAGATGCTGGAAATGTAGACAAAGCTGAGGCTTGTAGAAAGGAGCTTGAAGAT ATGTGCATTTTGCTGAAAAGGAAACACACAGAAGCTAAAGAACTAGCAGTTCGGGCTATTGTTAACAACAACATGATGCTGATGCTAAACCACCCAATGTTCGAGGAGAAA ATTTCTGCTCTGCAGAAATACGCCAACAGCCTGAGATCCAAGACGCACTTATTTGAGGAAATTAATGCCGTTGATACTGTAG
- the LOC100827060 gene encoding uncharacterized protein At4g18490 isoform X2, with the protein MDESRKRAASNANAKNIKSSLDEDFGNDFLSSWKLPKSGKDTIDFDVESVLKNSNKFSFDNLDDFGLDGAFDKLSSFKMGMPDLDFSSPLKKKVKHNSSNGKDLSEGKKETERDNFSFSFDFNELGKFNLDTKLAFEENGMCNTEKTGLISSEGNKDPQRGISDKGTDVAEDSTSKEQTQTQGACTLKPTHLTSIDPARMEQLKVDTVSNDMLGEHSNETNPTKMTVNNSSWSIPCSAVSGEDPIHPKAIAVPENSKETPVVDLSKVSISRENNNSEQSVSSQSRNTSTGNLYISRRTIGQSNSQNNQNEVMEDSTSLNEGSHGSQCFRDTSLKPVKQTLCGTKNVEEGTSDPKNLSSSMQREIRNFKPPLVNDTGNFSLLSKAENTKASRPPKLTSVTTLNQLSGADNVIKKTNTHPTDLKREHKHAKPEKPQITSARTYCKPVLQGFSATSLNAKHGLEPLRAGNSSILNAPSSIAHSSGYNNLTSLHGTPSKDDKRPAAFQLTGSRVSKVGTRSPKPGLLLEKDSVEVRKGSPVITPKISNSFVEAKPALLSPCIRQNIPEESFPDPKSPAVLKNIMRSPAVSKSPQTVPKLGNKTILSGTPKACMDNVVSSTIPCEIGGISDLELPALLEDAGNVDKAEACRKELEDMCILLKRKHTEAKELAVRAIVNNNMMLMLNHPMFEEKISALQKYANSLRSKTHLFEEINAVDTH; encoded by the exons ATGGATGAATCACGAAAAAGAGCTGCCTCTAATGCGAATGCTAAAAATATAAAATCATCCCTTG ACGAAGACTTTGGCAACGATTTTCTTTCATCTTGGAAGTTACCAAAATCAGGAAAAGACACAATAGACTTCGATGTCGAATCAGTTCTGAAGAATAGCAACAAGTTTAGCTTCGACAACCT TGATGATTTTGGACTTGATGGAGCTTTTGACAAATTATCATCATTTAAAATGGGCATGCCTGATCTAGATTTCTCTAGTCCCCTCAAGAAAAAAGTGAAGCACAACAGTTCAAATGGCAAGGATCTTTCtgaagggaaaaaagaaactgaaaGAGACaacttctccttttcttttgattttaatGA GCTGGGCAAGTTCAATCTTGACACAAAGTTGGCCTTTGAGGAAAATGGTATGTGTAATACAGAAAAAACTGGCCTTATCTCTTCAGAGGGTAATAAGGATCCACAAAGAGGTATTTCAGACAAAGGCACTGATGTTGCCGAAGATAGTACGAGTAAGGAACAAACACAGACACAGGGTGCTTGCACTTTGAAGCCTACTCATTTGACAAG CATTGATCCTGCGAGAATGGAGCAACTTAAAGTAGACACTGTGTCGAATGATATGCTTGGAGAGCACTCCAATGAGACAAACCCAACAAAAATGACTGTTAACAATTCTTCTTGGAGTATTCCCTGCAGTGCTGTTTCTGGTGAAGACCCAATACATCCCAAAGCGATAGCTGTTCCCGAGAACAGTAAGGAAACTCCTGTGGTAGACCTTAGTAAAGTTAGTATATCAAGGGAGAATAATAATAGTGAGCAATCAGTTAGTTCACAATCCAGAAACACCAGCACTGGGAATCTCTACATCTCAAGAAGAACAATAGGTCAATCAAATTCTCAAAATAACCAGAATGAGGTTATGGAGGATAGTACATCTCTTAATGAAGGAAGTCATGGTAGCCAATGTTTTAGAGACACTTCATTGAAGCCTGTAAAGCAGACATTATGTGGGACAAAGAATGTTGAGGAAGGGACTTCAGATCCAAAGAATCTCTCTTCATCAATGCAGAG GGAAATCAGAAACTTCAAACCTCCATTGGTGAATGATACAGGAaatttttctcttctttccaAGGCTGAGAATACAAAAGCAAGCAGGCCTCCCAAACTAACTTCAGTAACTACCTTAAATCAATTAAGTGGTGCTGATAACGTGATCAAAAAGACAAATACACATCCTACAGACCTGAAAAG GGAACACAAGCATGCAAAACCTGAAAAACCTCAAATCACTTCGGCAAGAACATACTGCAAACCTGTATTACAGGGGTTCTCAGCCACCTCCTTGAATGCCAAACACGG ACTTGAGCCACTTAGAGCAGGCAACTCATCCATACTGAATGCTCCAAGCAGTATAGCTCATAGCTCTGGATATAACAATCTAACAAGTCTACATGGCACTCCTTCCAAAGATGATAAAAGACCAGCAGCTTTTCAACTGACAGGATCAAG AGTTTCAAAAGTAGGCACAAGAAGCCCAAAGCCTGGCTTGCTTCTGGAGAAAGATTCGGTAGAAGTGAGGAAGGGCTCCCCTGTAATAACACCCAAGATCTCGAACTCCTTTGTTGAAGCAAAACCTGCATTGCTTAGCCCTTGCATTAGGCAAAATATACCTGAG GAATCATTTCCAGATCCAAAATCTCCCGCGGTGCTGAAAAACATCATGAGATCTCCAGCTGTGAG CAAATCACCACAAACTGTTCCAAAGCTGGGGAATAAAACA ATTCTAAGTGGAACCCCGAAAGCTTGTATGGATAATGTGGTTTCTTCGACAATACCATGTGAAATCGGGGGCATTTCAGACCTAGAATTGCCTGCACTGTTAGAAGATGCTGGAAATGTAGACAAAGCTGAGGCTTGTAGAAAGGAGCTTGAAGAT ATGTGCATTTTGCTGAAAAGGAAACACACAGAAGCTAAAGAACTAGCAGTTCGGGCTATTGTTAACAACAACATGATGCTGATGCTAAACCACCCAATGTTCGAGGAGAAA ATTTCTGCTCTGCAGAAATACGCCAACAGCCTGAGATCCAAGACGCACTTATTTGAGGAAATTAATGCCGTTGATACT